The Microcystis panniformis FACHB-1757 region TGAAACAACAAAAACCAACAATAATAAAGGTGTGTTACTGCGGTGACACACCTTTTACCTATCAGTTATAATGGAAAGGTTTGAAGCCTAGACTTTCATCAAATGATGCTCATCTCTCTGAAAAATCCTGGTATCGTATCGTACATAGTGTAATGTCGTTGTCACTACATTATGTTAAAATAATTAAGTTTGGAATTACACACCCATCTTATGAGTAGTAAAACAAAAAGTAAGACTCCGCGTAATACCCTAAATTTGCGAATTAAGCCAGAAGAACGCAATTTGATCGATATGGCAGCCAAAGTGCAAGGTAAGAATAGAACTGATTTTATTTTGGAAGCCGCGCGGAATGCTGCGGAGGAAACTTTGCTCGAACGTACTATTTTTTGGGCTAGTCCAGAGGCTTATGCAGAATTTATCGCACTTCTAGATGCACCACCTCAACCTAATGAACGTTTACGCAAAACCATGCAGACGCTCGCACCTTGGGAGAAGGAATGAATTTGACACCACCTGAACCTCTGGCTAGTTATCACTCAATCACTGATTTTTCCTGCGGAATTACTTCTCTTGATGATTGGTTGAAGCGTCGAGCTTATGCTAATCAAGCCAGTGGTGCAAC contains the following coding sequences:
- a CDS encoding type II toxin-antitoxin system TacA family antitoxin is translated as MSSKTKSKTPRNTLNLRIKPEERNLIDMAAKVQGKNRTDFILEAARNAAEETLLERTIFWASPEAYAEFIALLDAPPQPNERLRKTMQTLAPWEKE